A single window of Candidatus Omnitrophota bacterium DNA harbors:
- the cimA gene encoding citramalate synthase yields the protein MTAKVKLYDTTLRDGAQTEGISFSVIDKLRIAQKLDELGIHYIEGGWPGANPKDVEFFKKVKNVRFKNAKIVAFGSTRRPKVRAADDTILKGLIKADTKVVTIFGKSWDLQVTDVLGTTLDENLNMIRDSVAFLKSKGKEVIFDAEHFFDGYKANPAYALKCLKAAEEGGADSLVLCDTNGGLLSFEAQKIINEVKAHCTTPLGIHAHNDADCAVSVSGMAIHCGCTHVQGTINGYGERCGNANLVSIIAIMKSKLGIDCVSDSQLKELTEVSRFVSEVSNMKQMPNQPFVGMSAFAHKAGVHINAIMKNPKTYEHLDPALVGNRRRLLISELSGKSTILSKAKEMDIELEKESPKTKKILKLIQSLEHEGYQFESAEASFNLLMKRAMKAFKSFFRLEDFRVIIEKKRSGRMTSEATMKIKVGGKMEHTAAIGDGPVNALDNALRKALTSFYPSLKEMRLSDFKVRVLDEKAGTAAKVRVLIQSEDTKDSWWTIGVSENIIEASWVALVDSIEYKLMKDKV from the coding sequence ATGACAGCCAAAGTTAAGCTATACGATACTACCTTGCGCGACGGAGCGCAGACTGAGGGCATCTCTTTCTCGGTCATCGATAAATTGAGGATCGCCCAAAAACTGGATGAGCTGGGCATCCATTATATTGAAGGCGGATGGCCGGGGGCCAACCCCAAAGACGTCGAGTTTTTTAAAAAAGTAAAGAACGTGCGTTTTAAGAATGCAAAAATCGTCGCGTTCGGATCTACGAGAAGGCCTAAAGTAAGAGCCGCCGACGATACGATACTAAAGGGGCTTATCAAGGCGGACACAAAGGTTGTGACTATTTTCGGTAAGAGCTGGGACCTGCAAGTTACGGATGTTTTGGGAACGACTCTCGACGAAAATCTGAATATGATCCGCGACAGCGTGGCCTTCCTGAAATCAAAAGGGAAGGAAGTGATATTTGACGCGGAGCACTTTTTCGACGGCTATAAGGCCAATCCCGCTTACGCGCTTAAATGCCTGAAGGCAGCAGAAGAAGGTGGAGCGGACTCGCTTGTCCTTTGCGATACAAATGGGGGGCTGCTTTCTTTCGAAGCTCAAAAGATCATCAATGAAGTAAAAGCTCATTGCACGACACCGCTCGGTATTCACGCGCATAATGATGCTGATTGCGCGGTTTCAGTCTCGGGCATGGCTATTCATTGCGGCTGTACTCACGTCCAGGGCACCATTAACGGTTATGGGGAAAGATGCGGCAACGCCAATCTTGTATCGATTATCGCGATTATGAAATCGAAGTTAGGCATAGATTGCGTTTCCGATTCGCAGCTTAAAGAACTGACAGAGGTCTCAAGGTTTGTTTCCGAAGTCAGCAATATGAAACAGATGCCTAACCAGCCCTTTGTGGGAATGAGCGCCTTTGCGCACAAAGCAGGGGTTCACATAAATGCCATCATGAAGAATCCCAAGACGTATGAACACCTAGACCCGGCGCTTGTGGGCAATAGGCGGCGCCTTTTAATTTCCGAATTATCCGGAAAGTCGACGATCTTAAGCAAGGCGAAGGAGATGGATATTGAGCTTGAAAAAGAGAGCCCGAAGACAAAGAAGATTCTGAAACTGATCCAGTCGCTGGAGCACGAGGGCTATCAATTTGAATCGGCAGAGGCGTCTTTTAACCTTTTGATGAAACGGGCGATGAAGGCATTTAAATCCTTCTTCCGGCTTGAGGACTTCAGGGTTATAATCGAAAAGAAGAGAAGCGGCAGGATGACTTCTGAGGCGACGATGAAGATTAAGGTCGGCGGAAAGATGGAGCATACCGCCGCCATCGGAGACGGCCCCGTAAACGCGCTGGATAACGCGCTCAGGAAGGCGCTGACCTCTTTTTATCCTTCCTTAAAAGAAATGCGCCTTTCCGATTTTAAGGTCCGCGTTCTCGACGAAAAGGCAGGTACCGCGGCAAAGGTTCGCGTGCTTATTCAGTCCGAGGACACGAAAGATTCCTGGTGGACCATAGGAGTCTCGGAGAATATCATAGAGGCGAGCTGGGTAGCGCTTGTCGATAGCATCGAGTATAAATTGATGAAAGACAAGGTGTAA